The Canis lupus familiaris isolate Mischka breed German Shepherd chromosome 1, alternate assembly UU_Cfam_GSD_1.0, whole genome shotgun sequence DNA window GCCTCCTGGCAGGcaggggggtgggtgtggggggacAGGGCACCAGGACACAGCCTTCACCTgccaccccttctccccaccagGACGAGGGCAGCCAGGGCACAGATGCTCCCACTCCCGGCAATGCTGAGAATGAGCCCCCAGAGAAAGAGGGGCTGTCACCACCCCGAAGGACACCCGCACCTCCAGAACCCAGCAGCCCAACCCCCGGGGAGGGGCCCAGTGGACGCAAGAGGCGGCGAGCACCCCGGGACGGACGCCGAGCGGGAGCTGTGCTCACTCCAGAACTAGCCCCGGTACAGGTGGGACCAGGGCCTTGGGTTTTGCAGCAGTGTTGTGGGAGCTGGGCCTTGTAGAGCATTCAGGCTCAGGGCAGGCTCAGGACAAGCTCAGGGCAAGGGACAACTGGAGAaaggaggtggggctgggagaggtgggggtgggcagggaagaaTAAAGAGCTGGAAGAAGCCAGGTGAGGGCTTggatggaaaaggaaggagagcgATCTGGAGgaagctgggggtgggtgggtagcaggagggtcagagaacatgggtggaagggaaggtgggacCATTGGGATTTCTCCCAGGTGCACAGAGGAAGTTGAGGAGGTTGAATGGTGAAGCTGCTGGGCCTTCTCGAGATTCTAGGCCTGCTTACGctggctccttctctcccccagATTAAGGTCGAGGAAGACTTTGGCTTCGAAGCAGATGAGGCCCTGGACTCCAGTTGGGTTTCTCGGGGGCCAGACAAACTGCTGCCCTACCCCACCCTAGCCAGTCCCCCATTTgactgacccccccacccccaataaacTCACCGGCAGACTCGCCTTGGCCACTGTTTCCACCTCTGATCACACTCAAGCTCAGATGCTGGGGTCACTCTATGCATTTTATTGACTACAGGGAAGGGGCCACCTCCATGTCACCAGAGGTGCTCACAATTTCTTCAGCCACTCCAGACTGgggccctgggggtcctgggggtggCTGGGCACGTCGGGCATGTTCCCATCATCTCGGAGGGGCActgtggggcaggagggtgggccATTGAGACCAACAGGTCTTGGGAGGCCCATAAAGGCTAGTCTGTCAGTTTGGACTCAAAGAGAGAAATGGGACCCCAGAGGAGAGGTGAGAGAGGggatgcagagagaagcagggagataGAGACCTGGAGGTACGGaaaagcagagagacagaaacaggacAGACACCTAGAATGACAAAAGTCCAGAAAGGAATACAAATCTGGAATGACAACAGAAACTCAAAAGTGCAAAAACAGACAGGAAATGATTTTTATGGCACATGGATCAGatctcagaaaaaagaaagtccagtCCATACAGCAGGTTCTCAGATCCTTGCTGAGGAAGAACCTACCCATGATTATTCCTCCCCCAGCGCAGGAAGgtccctcctcaccctccacccctgcttTGGGCCAGCCCTCCAGCTCCCACTCACCTGGATAGTTGTAGGGTGTGGCCTGGTTGATCATGGTGGCATATTTGGTGAAGGGACTGAAGATGGGCAGAATCACAGCTGTGGAGAGACGGGTGAGGCCCAGGGGAAGGTGGCTTTcaggacaggggaggggcagaagctgAACCTCAGCAAACTAGGAGTCAGGTACTTAGgaggaggggagcggggaggTCCTGCCCCTCCAGGAAACCCCATGGCATTCTGAGATCCCCACTTATCAGTGGACGGAGCGGGAATGGGACCTAGAGGGCACAGAGGAGGGAAGACATGGGGGTGGTCACAGAATGAGGGCATGAGTGTAGAGGTGGTCAGGGAGCACAAGGTAGTGGGTGAGAGGAATGGTTTGGGGATCTTCCAGTGGAATCATGAACTGTTACAAACCGAGGAAAGGAAGGGTTGTCTCAGAAATCACAGTCCACCTAGGGTGGGCACCAGGAGTCTCAGGGAgtagggcaggggtggggggtaaaAAGAATGTTCTAGGCCAGCACTGTCCAGCAGAAACATAAGAGCCACATATTTAGTTTCACACCTTCTAACaggcacataaaaataaaagatacaaatgagtttttaaaaatgatttaaccTGGCATATTGGAAACATCATTTCAATACCCCATCAACATGAAAGAAGCAGAGATATTTTATATACTTGTCATTCGCTTTGCAATCCAGTGTGTACTTTACACAAAGCCTACCCAGCTCAATTCACAGTGGTTCGGTTTCGGGCGCTCGGTGGCCGGTGTGGCCTGTGGCTGCCATGGGGGACAACTGTTCTAGAACCTCAGCGGGCTGCGGGCGGCCTGCAGACCAGCAGCGCTGACAGGACCTGGGACCTGGGGGAGATGCCGCATTCCCTGCCCATCCCTGACCTATGCCGAGAGCCTGCCCTTGAACAAGACCTCCCGCACGTTAAAGTCTGAGCAGCCCTGCTCTAGAACAGAAGCTGTCAGTCAAGGCAGCGCGGAAGAGGCTTTTCACCGGAGattccccagccccacctccaccccaccccactccaagCTTAgtgtggggcggggcgggggggggggcaagggtgAGGAGTGGTAGGATTCTGACCGTGTTTTTAATGcacagccagggctgagaacctcgccctgagggtggggtgggtggggtgggggagggtcaTGGACCTCCCAGGTAGGTGTGTACAGGGTGGTCCTAAtagtgggggtggggcggggtgcaGACACACGAGGGGGCCCTAGAACGTTGAGGGTACAGGGCAGAGCGCTAGTGGGGAGCGACGGGACCTTGGGTGAGGGCGCTGCACGCTCACGCACCGAGGCCCCCGATGGTGAAGGACGCGACCAGCACCGGCTCTTTGGCCCAGGCATCCTTGAGGAAGGCGGCGAGTCCTGGAGGGGAGGGCGAGGAGGGTCATTCCTGCAGGGGACGCCTCCGGTGACCTCTAACCCTCTCGCGCCACCCCCGCCCCGGAGGAGCCCTCTCGTGATCTCGGCGCCCCCCTGTGGCCCTGCCCCCACCGCCTGCACGGAGGCTCCGCCGTGCCCCAGCACCGGCACCACCGGGGCTCCGGGAACCAGCGGACCCAGCGCGCCGCGGGCGCCCTCACTTACTCCCGGCCATCTTGgtctcggcggcggcggcggcggcggcagcaagCGGCCGGAGCACTCTGGGAATTGTGGTTCCCGCGCCCGAGGCTCCGCAATCTGAGTGCGCATGCGCACTGGCACAGAACTGCGGCCCGGGGCTGTGGCGAGGACGCGAAGCACTCTGGGAGTTGTGGTCCCCGCGCTCGAGCCCCCGCAGCCTGAGTCCGCACGCGCGCACTGGAGCAGGACAACTGTCAGAATCCGCGGCAAAGAAAGCAGGCGGCACTGCGAATTTAAGTGCAAATCTGTCTCCGCCTAGGAGTCGTGCCTGAGGAGTACTCCCAGTCCTGCAGCTGCGACTCATCCAAGGCGGAATGCAATAGTCCTCATTTTAGAGTTGACTCATGaaagcccatttcacagatgaagaagcGGAGGCTGGGAGAGGACAGATAACTTAGCTATCCTTTGAGGTCTCAGCTCAAAATCAGTTCATCCTGGAAGCTTTAAGTCTCATCCCAGGAGGGTTAGGGGCCTTCTGTGGACTCTCTCAGTGCCACATGTGACCTCCATgtagctgacttttttttttttttttttttttttttttaactcacctGGTCTGCCTCTGTTTTTACATCAGACTGGGAGTTTCTCTAGGGCAGTAACGGGGTCTGAtccctctctgtgtccccagaATAGCGcagcacagggtctggcacatCATAGGTGCtagttttagtctttttttttttttaagtttaattagtGAACACAACTGGTTATGACTGCCCCATCTCCCAGGCTTTTCCACAGCACCATGGGGCTGTGACACAGTCACCCAGAGgcccccacttccctcctcccttccttaaACAGAGCTCTGGCTTTCTGGTATTGCATTTCCTGAGAAGTGAGAGGGCACGGCTGAGCCCTGGCTCCTGCTTCTGCTCCAGCCAAGATCTGACCACCATGGCTCTGGCGCTGATCCTTGAGCTGCTGATCCTCTGTGAGccacccctcccccttctccctgggTCCCAGGCTGGCTTGGGTGCAGAGAGACAGGCTCTGGGGACCTGGACActctgagcagggagagggaacgGAAGAGGGCTACTGAGTCCCTCTGAGGGTAGGTGCGGGATGGTCAGACAGCACTAGCTGAGGGTTCAGAATTCTAGACCCAGAATAAGGGGACAGGACCCAGATCCTTGGGTCCTAACACAGGAGAACACAGAGGTCTTGAATTCCTTCCTAAGGACTGAACTCTTGGGAATGACAAATGTAGAATCCTAGACTCTGatgtgggaagaagaggaagccagAAGACCTGGGTCTCTGGGAAAGAAGGGAGCTGGGGACCCAGACTCCTGGACCCCAGAGAGGAGACACTGTGGGCTCAGATTACTGTCTCCTGGAAAAGGTGGAGTCCAGGGGTCTGGACACTGGGTGTAGAGGCAAGAGGGGGCTGGGGCCAGACTTCAGACTAATGAAGTAGGCAGGGATTAAGAGCCTGCAGTTCTGGCTACTGAAAGAGGACATATGGGTAAGATTCCTGTTTCCCAGAGGAAGATTTAGATTCCTGGGTTTGCAGTGAGGTGAAGCTGGGAGAAGCCTAGAACTTTGAAAAGACTTAGCCCCTCCGTGATCTACAGGGCCTCTGTGTCATTCAGACATCACTCCAACTGGTGAGTAATATCCCCCAGCCATTCAGCTGTAAGCCACTGACAGCCCATTTCCAACTACTCAGATTTTATTTTGGTGCCCAAGCTCACCCCAGATTTCCAGATTTCCCTCCCTCCCGCTCCTCTCTTCTTacatcttttcttccctttctcccccctttctttccttctcatcttACTCCCTTTAGTGACCAGGATAGGTGAGTAGTAAAGACCATGAACTTTGGAACTAAAGATCTCTAAGCTAGAACCCCACTTTCACCATATTATTCACTTGCAACTTTGAACAAAGCATCACTTGctactcagtttccttctctgtgaaataGGCTATTGTGAGGATTTAATAAAATCACCCATGTATACCAGgagcctggctagctcagtccatagagcatgggactcttgatcttggggttgtgagtttgagctccatgttgggtgtagagattatttttattttttaaagattttatttattcatgagagacacacagggagaggcagagacacaggcagagggaaaagcaggctcccccaggggagcccgatgtaggattcgatcccaagaacccaagatcacaccctgagctcaaccactgagccacacaggcatcccagtgtagacattacatttaaaaaatattttttaaaataaattttaaaaatcacgtTGTAAAACCCTTGACTCAGAGCTTGGTGTAGTGCAGGGCTCAAGAAATAGGATCTCTGGCCAATGCCAATTATTCCCCCATTTGGAAGCCCATTTGGACAGGAGTAGGGATCCTCCATCCTGAGAGAGCCTTGAGTTTCCTTCTAGGTTTTCTGATGGGTGcgatctctttctctcaaacctCCCCACTACACTACACCTTCAAACAAGAATCACCTGGAAAACCACTGAAAACCACCTTAactatcaatttattttaaattaatagtttttaatgaTACAGCTAACATATATTCAtggtttaaaaaatcattaccaaagGACATAtaacctccctcttccccttcctcatcTTCCTTAAATAAGCTGTGATTCCTTACCAAAAAATTTCCATGCATTCAGactcatatatgtaatatatactttgttttattgCCAAGGCAAGATTGATATTTCATGACCCATGTTGTTCTGCATCTTCTATTTCTCACTTTACAATCTCTCTTGGAGATGTTTCTGTATTATTATAactaactacattttttttaaactgctgcttACCATTTGCTATGTATGGTTGGAGTCTAGTTTATTTGGCCCTCTTGAtatatatttaggttgtttccagggTCTTTCTCCAGTCTCACCCTAATTAATGCTTCAATGAGTGCTCCAAAGTGAGCTTGTTGTGCCTCTGTGTGTATATCTGTCTAGGGTGGAACAATGGAATTATTAGGGCATGCCCTTTGTGGATTTTGatagaaagagataaatgaaCTGCCTTCACAAAAGGTGCACTCAAGTATACCTACCTACCTGTTTCACCACATCTTCACTTAAACAGGAGATAaacaattgttttaatttttgacaacCTGATAGGCAAAAATATCTT harbors:
- the NDUFA3 gene encoding NADH dehydrogenase [ubiquinone] 1 alpha subcomplex subunit 3; translated protein: MSRSCRTGSTPQARLLGGDRFALKFAVPPAFFAADSDSCPAPVRACGLRLRGLERGDHNSQSASRPRHSPGPQFCASAHAHSDCGASGAGTTIPRVLRPLAAAAAAAAETKMAGRLAAFLKDAWAKEPVLVASFTIGGLAVILPIFSPFTKYATMINQATPYNYPVPLRDDGNMPDVPSHPQDPQGPSLEWLKKL